The proteins below come from a single Candidatus Rokuibacteriota bacterium genomic window:
- a CDS encoding tripartite tricarboxylate transporter substrate binding protein encodes MGLRRGPLACLIIALTLCTALPLAAHAAWEPTKPIEFVIPAGTGGGADQMARLIAGIAEKHKLSPRPLIVVNKSGGAGAEGFLHVKGKKGDAHTIIITLSNLFTTPLHTGVPFNWKDLTPVARMALDQFILWVNGETPYKTAKEYLAAVKEKGGVMKMGGTGSAQEDQIITILLEQSQGVKFTYVPFKGGGEVCVNLVGKHVDSTVNNPIECASHWKAGRVRPLAVFDTARIPDADWKDIPTIKEAIGADINYLMLRGIFGAPDMPKEAVEWYQGFLKKVYDSAEFKEYLSRGALKPSWLTGPDYVKWVAGAEQLHKELMTKGGLLKK; translated from the coding sequence ATGGGACTCCGACGGGGACCTCTTGCCTGTCTGATCATCGCCCTCACGCTGTGCACGGCCCTGCCGCTGGCCGCCCACGCCGCCTGGGAGCCCACCAAGCCCATCGAGTTCGTGATCCCGGCCGGCACCGGCGGCGGGGCGGACCAGATGGCCCGCCTCATCGCGGGGATCGCCGAGAAGCACAAGCTCTCCCCGCGGCCCCTCATCGTGGTCAACAAGTCCGGCGGCGCCGGAGCCGAAGGGTTCCTGCACGTCAAGGGCAAGAAGGGCGACGCCCACACCATCATCATCACGCTCTCCAACCTCTTCACCACGCCGTTACACACCGGCGTTCCGTTCAACTGGAAGGATCTGACCCCTGTCGCCCGCATGGCGCTCGACCAGTTCATCCTCTGGGTGAACGGCGAGACGCCCTACAAGACCGCCAAGGAATACCTCGCGGCCGTGAAGGAGAAGGGCGGGGTCATGAAGATGGGCGGGACCGGCTCCGCCCAGGAGGACCAGATCATCACGATCCTGCTGGAGCAGTCCCAGGGGGTGAAGTTCACCTACGTCCCCTTCAAGGGCGGCGGCGAGGTCTGCGTGAACCTCGTGGGCAAGCACGTGGACTCCACGGTGAACAACCCCATCGAGTGCGCCAGCCACTGGAAGGCGGGGCGGGTCCGACCCCTGGCGGTGTTCGATACCGCGCGCATCCCGGACGCCGACTGGAAGGACATCCCGACGATCAAGGAAGCGATCGGCGCGGACATCAACTACCTCATGCTGCGCGGCATCTTCGGCGCGCCCGACATGCCCAAGGAAGCCGTGGAGTGGTACCAGGGCTTCCTCAAGAAGGTCTATGACTCCGCCGAGTTCAAGGAGTACCTCTCCAGGGGCGCACTCAAGCCCTCCTGGCTCACCGGCCCCGACTATGTCAAGTGGGTGGCGGGGGCGGAACAGCTCCACAAGGAGCTCATGACCAAGGGCGGCCTCCTCAAGAAGTAG
- a CDS encoding pyruvate synthase, which translates to MPETFTNATQALPLFKGVKKVSVEEYFTSGHRTCQGCESALVMRLMIKAAGPRTIVLGATGCMYVANTTYYTTPWVVPWMHTQLGSSGSAALGTAAGLKALMRKGRMKAEPINVIAFCGDGGGADMGLAAISATLTHKEYNCLIFLYDNESYANTDIQVSGSTPYGAHTTFSPPGSVKRILHTRWKKNTAGMLAAGHPECRYVATVDASYAVDMMNKVRKALSIGGPTFIHSFDPCPKGWDFDPMLSHELGELAVETGIFPLYEVEDGVVRHYGKTKAIAEGRPRRPVREYLLKQGRFAHFTEEDLDYFQSKVDEMWNKWEIPGVIPFWKEKRPVVPMP; encoded by the coding sequence ATGCCAGAGACCTTCACCAACGCCACACAGGCCCTGCCGCTCTTCAAGGGCGTGAAGAAGGTGTCCGTGGAGGAGTACTTCACCTCCGGGCACCGCACCTGCCAGGGATGCGAATCGGCCCTCGTCATGCGGCTCATGATCAAGGCCGCGGGGCCGCGGACCATCGTGCTCGGCGCCACGGGCTGCATGTACGTGGCGAACACCACCTACTACACGACACCCTGGGTGGTGCCGTGGATGCACACGCAGCTCGGCTCGTCGGGGTCCGCGGCGCTCGGCACCGCGGCCGGCCTCAAGGCGCTCATGCGAAAGGGGCGGATGAAGGCCGAGCCCATCAACGTCATCGCCTTCTGCGGTGACGGGGGAGGCGCCGACATGGGGCTCGCCGCCATCTCGGCGACGCTCACCCACAAGGAGTACAACTGCCTCATCTTCCTCTACGACAACGAGTCGTACGCCAACACGGACATCCAGGTCTCGGGCTCGACGCCCTACGGCGCCCATACCACCTTCAGCCCCCCCGGCTCCGTGAAGCGCATCCTGCACACGCGCTGGAAGAAGAACACGGCCGGCATGCTCGCGGCCGGGCATCCGGAGTGCCGCTACGTGGCCACGGTGGACGCCTCCTACGCCGTGGACATGATGAACAAGGTGCGGAAGGCGCTCTCGATCGGCGGGCCCACCTTCATCCACTCCTTCGATCCCTGCCCGAAGGGGTGGGACTTCGACCCGATGCTCTCCCACGAGCTGGGCGAGCTGGCCGTCGAGACGGGCATCTTCCCCCTCTACGAGGTCGAGGACGGCGTGGTTCGCCACTACGGCAAGACCAAGGCCATCGCCGAGGGGCGCCCGCGCAGGCCCGTCCGGGAGTACCTGCTCAAGCAGGGGCGCTTCGCCCACTTCACCGAGGAGGACCTGGACTATTTCCAGTCCAAGGTTGACGAGATGTGGAACAAGTGGGAGATTCCCGGCGTTATCCCGTTCTGGAAGGAGAAGAGGCCGGTAGTGCCGATGCCCTAG
- a CDS encoding pyruvate ferredoxin oxidoreductase, with amino-acid sequence MPAAAPGDTEMLISGSEACAEALTLADIDVVTAYPIRPYDTVMQAIAKKIANGKLVAEYIVAEGEHSQFEIVKHASTVGARVFCGSSGVGWMYAMECLTVTPPLRVPMVAMVGNRALDDPGAFGVEHNDALVVRDLGWLLTWVDTAQEMLDTALLAYRIAEDRRVFLPIAISADGAFLTHSQALVQVPTKAKVDRFLPKYDRGDLQLHPDNPISVAPQANEDWVIEIRRQNNEAMSRAYTVIEEAYADFRKVFGRGPDNPWFEEYMTADAEVILMGMGTISLPLKVGIRNMRAQGKKVGLIRPRWFRPFPTEKLAAALARAGAIGVIDRDYSFGSPFGSGVVANEIRAALYNADKRPPLLSFIGGLGGREVTLADVSKVADMCFAAARAGKSDLKTHWLGVRE; translated from the coding sequence ATGCCGGCGGCGGCCCCCGGCGACACGGAGATGCTTATCTCCGGCAGTGAGGCCTGCGCGGAAGCGTTGACGCTGGCGGACATCGACGTCGTCACCGCGTATCCCATCCGCCCCTACGATACGGTGATGCAGGCCATCGCCAAGAAGATCGCCAACGGCAAGCTCGTGGCCGAGTACATCGTGGCCGAGGGCGAACACAGCCAGTTCGAGATCGTCAAGCACGCCTCGACGGTAGGCGCCCGCGTGTTCTGCGGCTCCTCGGGCGTCGGCTGGATGTACGCCATGGAGTGCCTGACGGTGACGCCGCCGCTCCGCGTCCCCATGGTCGCCATGGTGGGCAACCGCGCCCTGGACGATCCGGGCGCCTTCGGCGTCGAGCACAACGACGCCCTCGTGGTGCGCGACCTCGGCTGGCTGCTCACCTGGGTGGACACGGCTCAGGAGATGCTCGACACGGCACTCCTGGCATACCGCATCGCCGAGGACCGGCGAGTCTTCCTGCCCATCGCCATCTCGGCTGACGGCGCCTTCCTCACGCATTCCCAGGCGCTGGTCCAGGTGCCCACCAAGGCCAAGGTGGACCGTTTCCTGCCGAAGTACGACCGGGGCGACTTGCAGCTGCATCCGGACAACCCCATCTCCGTGGCGCCCCAGGCCAACGAGGACTGGGTGATCGAGATCCGGCGGCAGAACAACGAGGCCATGAGCCGCGCCTATACCGTCATCGAGGAGGCCTACGCCGACTTCAGGAAGGTCTTCGGCCGCGGCCCGGACAACCCGTGGTTCGAGGAGTACATGACGGCGGACGCCGAAGTCATCCTGATGGGTATGGGGACCATCTCGCTGCCCTTGAAGGTCGGGATCCGCAACATGCGGGCCCAGGGCAAGAAGGTCGGACTGATCCGGCCGAGGTGGTTCCGGCCCTTCCCCACCGAGAAGCTGGCCGCGGCGCTGGCGCGGGCCGGTGCCATCGGCGTCATCGATCGCGACTACTCGTTCGGCTCGCCCTTCGGCTCGGGCGTGGTCGCCAACGAGATCCGGGCCGCCCTCTACAACGCCGACAAGCGGCCGCCGCTCCTGTCCTTCATCGGGGGACTCGGCGGGCGCGAGGTCACGCTGGCGGACGTCTCCAAGGTAGCCGACATGTGCTTCGCGGCCGCCAGGGCCGGCAAGTCCGACCTGAAGACCCACTGGCTCGGTGTCCGCGAATAG
- a CDS encoding (4Fe-4S)-binding protein, which produces MAHFTCEVVYRGIFQKNLASRICRGIVFSARKAGRWGIAFGRYGDSPQRNGIPAKDFAIVADSQEELEQNMARYEPQEVDVTICVDDTLAKGVESWAWYGLQPINRLTLPGGTVLMTSLQPAEDLLKDIHKKEAAYTLALVRAKASFSGLWVYREDHTEARVLGALARIKPDFLSLDAVCQAIKDAEWGSEVKVASARKAHERLETRPVNITEGNAETPFSFEKPKWWEMREGVSIPAIPVGKPMEGGKGYVPERNPYFKKFTTRTMRPVIDFDKCVKCTLCWLQCPDSCFNVTPDGLYDADMEACCGCGVCEAVCPAKECITMVSEAAFDDNASQWEAWRKDKDRYRAWLAAKVSDKAHVARSHGFRFRGQYAQELKQDLDTGGMEITTGIPGENADRKTP; this is translated from the coding sequence ATGGCGCATTTCACCTGCGAGGTCGTGTACCGGGGCATCTTCCAGAAGAACCTGGCCTCGCGCATCTGCAGGGGAATCGTCTTCTCCGCGCGCAAGGCGGGCCGCTGGGGCATCGCCTTCGGCCGCTACGGCGACAGCCCGCAGCGCAACGGCATCCCCGCCAAGGACTTCGCCATCGTGGCCGACAGCCAGGAGGAGCTCGAGCAGAACATGGCGCGCTACGAGCCCCAGGAGGTCGATGTCACGATCTGCGTGGACGACACGCTGGCCAAGGGCGTCGAGTCCTGGGCGTGGTACGGCCTGCAGCCGATCAACCGGCTCACCTTGCCCGGCGGCACCGTGCTGATGACCTCGCTCCAGCCGGCGGAGGATCTCCTGAAGGACATCCACAAGAAGGAGGCCGCCTACACGCTGGCGCTGGTCAGGGCCAAGGCCTCCTTCTCGGGGCTCTGGGTGTACCGCGAGGATCACACGGAGGCACGCGTCCTCGGGGCCCTGGCCAGGATCAAGCCCGACTTCCTCTCCCTCGACGCCGTGTGCCAGGCCATCAAGGACGCGGAGTGGGGCTCGGAGGTCAAGGTGGCCTCGGCGCGCAAGGCCCATGAGCGGCTCGAGACCCGGCCGGTGAACATCACCGAGGGCAACGCCGAGACGCCATTCTCCTTCGAGAAGCCGAAGTGGTGGGAGATGCGGGAAGGCGTCAGCATCCCGGCCATCCCCGTGGGCAAGCCCATGGAGGGCGGCAAGGGCTATGTGCCGGAACGGAACCCGTACTTCAAGAAGTTCACGACCCGCACGATGCGGCCGGTCATCGACTTCGACAAGTGCGTGAAGTGCACGCTCTGCTGGCTGCAATGCCCCGATTCCTGCTTCAACGTCACCCCGGACGGTCTCTACGACGCCGACATGGAGGCCTGCTGCGGCTGCGGCGTCTGCGAGGCGGTGTGCCCCGCCAAGGAGTGCATCACCATGGTGAGCGAGGCCGCCTTCGACGATAACGCGAGTCAGTGGGAGGCGTGGCGGAAGGACAAGGACAGGTACCGGGCGTGGCTTGCGGCCAAGGTCAGCGACAAGGCCCACGTCGCGCGCTCCCACGGCTTCCGCTTCCGCGGGCAGTACGCCCAGGAATTGAAGCAAGATCTTGACACGGGCGGCATGGAGATCACCACGGGCATCCCCGGCGAGAACGCCGACAGGAAGACACCCTAG
- the pdxT gene encoding pyridoxal 5'-phosphate synthase glutaminase subunit PdxT — MKIGVLALQGDFDLHRKALARIGVSSVEVRKAEQLEEVSGLVIPGGESTTLLKLMDAWDFIPALGRFHGAGRPIFGTCAGLILLAREVAHPAQRSLGFIDITAERNAYGRQKESFETELGADLGQGHVRFKAVFIRAPRIRRLGPAVRPLAELGGECVMARQGSVLVAAFHPELTEDLTVHQYFTAMVRAAPPAPAHMVDLAAGGPDGSTG, encoded by the coding sequence ATGAAGATCGGGGTGCTGGCGCTCCAGGGTGATTTCGACCTCCACCGGAAGGCGCTGGCGCGGATCGGCGTTTCCTCGGTGGAGGTGCGGAAGGCAGAGCAGCTCGAGGAGGTGTCGGGGCTCGTCATTCCCGGTGGCGAGAGCACGACGCTCCTCAAGCTCATGGACGCCTGGGACTTCATCCCTGCCCTGGGCCGGTTCCATGGGGCGGGCCGGCCGATCTTCGGCACCTGCGCCGGCCTCATCCTCCTCGCCCGCGAGGTGGCGCACCCCGCGCAGCGCTCGCTGGGCTTCATCGACATCACGGCCGAGCGCAACGCCTACGGCCGGCAGAAGGAGTCCTTCGAGACCGAGCTTGGGGCCGACCTCGGTCAGGGACACGTGCGGTTCAAGGCGGTGTTCATCCGCGCCCCGCGGATCCGGCGACTCGGCCCTGCAGTCAGGCCGCTGGCCGAGCTTGGAGGCGAGTGCGTGATGGCCCGGCAGGGCAGCGTCCTGGTCGCCGCCTTCCATCCAGAGCTCACCGAGGATCTCACCGTCCACCAGTACTTCACCGCGATGGTCCGCGCCGCGCCCCCGGCACCCGCTCACATGGTGGACTTGGCAGCTGGCGGACCTGACGGGAGCACCGGCTAG